One Papaver somniferum cultivar HN1 chromosome 10, ASM357369v1, whole genome shotgun sequence genomic window carries:
- the LOC113318124 gene encoding uncharacterized protein At1g51745-like, whose protein sequence is MGSKSKKVDPSVGTLVWVRRRNGSWWPGRIMGMHELPDACVLSAKNQTPVKFLGRDNANMDWYNLDTTRRVKAFHCAEFRDCVEKAKASKGCQVMVGSKRAVKYARREDAILHALELEKESEAQKHEVVIRAVGGTRKEHKDVDAEGNKQELTQSGISFEDPNDSNLKLHSLLKKRRKTPNDSEDDGSEGVKRMRGINDLVNGVVAKGKANVKCKTEVLVPVKNAPSISEPKEEDKLTHVFDSKSSFSFLKKKTQNQVASICETLKRKYRRRQLRKVLEHSTLVSVPVFCDEGSGSVPSYYQEIKDRKDSMLDSMVDSSVLIYSSKDFPTGLGQKHTSPDASESRNSELSSISEIPEDDFSDSSLYDVPFVDDETHCQGVPLEVYEPTRLSGQSSQVKSISLSCEGLDKYGSTSFTTEHHYNSSRKTKKGTSKWQLKGKRNSRSLGKKMNDMLYLGNPENRDVEADDFLPGTSHMDELYVDVNPEIHADTLDESFLSEDDGGGWSEHDDDDVADPSYDYSSKFKKQRSKKRKVKMSAHGRGGKFMSLSSNKSGVAKPQTEGSLAVLSLKDPRSASHHQSFFLGNSRNDVSDVSSINFQWGSSLFDVNLEVRASYSGQSVPLVSLMSKYSGKAIVGHPLTVEVCSYGYCDILLNSVNYSPMENFSDQLIHVEDEAVAGTSRTEPSLYFSRKKPGRHSKSSKKSSKSKKNGITSKKTRSLSSFSGLPKQEAGRQTLVEKLKGDNVMACIPLTIVFSRINESLS, encoded by the exons ATGGGCAGCAAGTCGAAGAAGGTCGATCCGTCTGTTGGTACTTTAGTTTGGGTTAGGCGCAGGAATGGATCGTGGTGGCCGGGGCGTATAATGGGGATGCATGAATTGCCTGATGCTTGTGTCCTTTCTGCGAAGAATCAAACTCCGGTGAAGTTCTTGGGCCGAGATAATGCAAACAT GGATTGGTATAACCTTGATACGACAAGAAGGGTGAAAGCATTTCATTGTGCGGAGTTTCGTGATTGCGTTGAAAAGGCGAAGGCTTCTAAAGGTTGTCAGGTAATGGTAGGTAGTAAGAGAGCTGTGAAATATGCACGCAGAGAAGATGCTATCCTTCATGCACTCGAACTTGAAAAAGAAAGTGAGGCACAAAAACATGAAGTGGTTATTAGAGCAGTTGGTGGTACAAGGAAGGAGCACAAGGATGTGGACGCTGAAGGAAACAAGCAAGAGCTAACACAGTCTGGTATTTCGTTTGAAGACCCAAATGAtagtaacttgaagttacattctctgttgaaaaagagaaggaaaactcCTAATGATTCAGAAGATGATGGAAGTGAAGGGGTCAAGCGTATGAGGGGTATCAATGATCTGGTAAATGGCGTAGTAGCAAAAGGAAAAGCTAATGTAAAATGTAAAACTGAAGTGTTGGTTCCAGTGAAGAACGCTCCTTCAATCAGTGAACCTAAAGAGGAAGATAAGTTAACTCATGTATTTGACAGCAAAAGTTCTTTCtcatttttgaaaaagaaaacacaaaatcaGGTGGCCAGTATTTGTGAAACCCTGAAGAGAAAATATCGTCGCCGTCAGCTGAGAAAGGTTTTGGAGCATTCAACATTGGTGTCTGTTCCCGTTTTTTGTGATGAGGGTTCTGGTTCAGTGCCATCCTACTATCAAGAAATAAAGGATAGAAAAGATTCTATGTTAGATTCTATGGTGGATAGTTCTGTGTTGATATATAGCAGTAAAGACTTTCCAACAGGTTTAGGTCAGAAACATACTTCACCAGATGCTTCTGAATCAAGGAATAGTGAACTCTCTAGCATATCAGAAATCCCTGAGGATGACTTTTCTGATAGCAGCTTATATGATGTGCCGTTCGTTGATGATGAAACACACTGCCAAG GTGTGCCTCTCGAAGTCTATGAACCTACAAGGCTATCTGGTCAGTCTAGCCAAGTCAAATCTATATCTTTGAGCTGTGAAGGACTTGATAAATATGGGTCCACCAGTTTCACTACTGAACATCATTATAATAGCAGCAGGAAGACAAAGAAAGGTACTTCAAAGTGGCAGTTGAAAGGAAAGAGGAACTCAAGGAGCCTGGGTAAGAAAATGAATGATATGCTGTACCTGGGAAACCCAGAAAACAGGGATGTTGAAGCAGATGATTTTCTTCCGGGTACAAGTCACATGGATGAGTTATATGTAGATGTTAACCCTGAAATTCATGCTGATACCTTGGATGAGTCCTTTTTGTCCGAGGATGATGGTGGTGGCTGGAGTGAgcacgatgatgatgatgttgctgACCCCAGTTATGACTATTCCAGCAAATTTAAGAAACAAAgatcaaagaaaaggaaagtcaagATGTCAGCACATGGAAGAGGTGGGAAATTCATGTCCTTGTCAAGTAACAAATCTGGTGTTGCTAAACCACAGACTGAGGGAAGTTTAGCAGTTCTGTCCCTAAAGGATCCAAGGTCAGCTTCCCATCATCAATCTTTCTTTCTTGGGAACTCCAGAAATGATGTTTCAGATGTTTCGAGCATTAACTTCCAGTGGGGATCTTCACTGTTTGATGTGAATTTGGAAGTAAGAGCGAGTTACAGTGGTCAGAGTGTACCGCTGGTTTCTCTAATGAGCAAATATAGTGGTAAAGCTATTGTAGGTCATCCTCTCACAGTTGAGGTTTGCAGTTATGGTTACTGTGATATCTTGTTGAATAGCGTAAATTATTCTCCAATGGAAAATTTCTCAGATCAGCTAATACATGTTGAGGATGAAGCGGTTGCTGGTACTTCGAGGACTGAGCCTAGTTTGTACTTCTCAAGGAAAAAACCTGGTAGGCATTCAAAATCTTCAAAGAAGTCTTCCAAGAGTAAGAAAAACGGGATCACCTCAAAAAAGACCCGAAGCCTCTCTTCATTCAGCGGTCTTCCCAAGCAAGAGGCAGGAAGGCAAACACTGGTCGAGAAGTTGAAGGGTGATAATGTAATGGCTTGCATACCGCTTACGATCGTTTTCAGTAGGATAAACGAATCACTGAGCTGA
- the LOC113318337 gene encoding class V chitinase-like yields MANPMINSILFFFLFTFTAMFASTTSVDVRGAYWPSWLRNTLPPSAIPSNYSHVFYAFVGISSSNYQLVVKPEDDQWMTTFTTSLLSKTPRVVTLLSIGGGSSDTSVFTAMASSASSRANFINSTIQVARKYGFDGLDLDWEYPLTQAAMVNLGTLLTEWRKAVNDETGRTGKPRLLLTAAVYFTPSAYILSSELTTYPAQAVRDSLDFVNLMCYDYRGDWDTSKTGAHALLYDPSSQISTSAGIQAWIQAGLPANKLVMGLPMYGKTWKLKDPNVNGIGAAAVGVGPGAGILIYSDVVNFNGVSGTRVVYDTQTVSMYSYRGTDWVGYDNPTTIDVKVKYARDNSMGGYFFWAIGQDKNLELTNQALRSWQR; encoded by the exons ATGGCTAACCCAATGATTAATTCAATCCTGTTCTTCTTCCTTTTCACCTTTACCGCCATGTTTGCTTCAACTACTTCCGTTGATGTAAGAGGCGCTTACTGGCCTTCATGGTTACGAAACACACTTCCACCATCAGCTATACCCTCTAATTACAGTCATGTATTCTACGCTTTCGTCGGAATCAGTTCATCAAATTACCAGCTAGTTGTAAAACCAGAAGACGATCAATGGATGACAACTTTTACTACATCTCTTCTTTCGAAAACTCCTCGTGTAGTAACTCTGTTATCCATTGGAGGAGGAAGTTCAGACACAAGTGTTTTCACTGCTATGGCTAGTAGTGCTTCTAGCCGTGCAAATTTTATCAATTCCACTATTCAAGTGGCTCGTAAATATGGTTTCGATGGACTCGACCTTGACTGGGAATACCCGTTAACTCAAGCAGCCATGGTCAATCTAGGAACTCTCCTCACAGAATGGCGTAAAGCTGTTAACGATGAGACTGGTCGAACGGGGAAACCAAGGCTTCTTCTAACGGCAGCTGTTTACTTCACGCCAAGCGCTTATATCCTGTCAAGCGAGCTTACAACGTACCCGGCGCAAGCAGTACGTGACTCCCTCGATTTTGTCAACCTAATGTGTTACGATTATCGTGGAGATTGGGATACATCCAAGACTGGTGCACATGCTTTGCTTTACGACCCTTCAAGTCAAATTAGTACTAGTGCCGGAATTCAGGCATGGATACAGGCCGGCTTGCCGGCAAACAAATTAGTTATGGGATTACCAATGTACGGGAAAACATGGAAGTTGAAGGATCCGAATGTGAATGGAATTGGTGCAGCTGCAGTCGGGGTTGGTCCCGGAGCAGGGATTCTAATTTATTCAGATGTCGTGAATTTTAATGGAGTTAGTGGGACTCGAGTGGTTTATGATACGCAGACAGTATCTATGTATTCCTACCGCGGAACCGATTGGGTTGGATATGACAATCCTACAACTATTGATGTCAAGGTTAAATATGCTCGAGATAATAGCATGGGTGGGTATTTCTTCTGGGCAATTGGCCAAGACAAGAATTTGGAACTCACAAATCAAG CTTTAAGGTCATGGCAGAGGTAG